One region of Gossypium raimondii isolate GPD5lz chromosome 6, ASM2569854v1, whole genome shotgun sequence genomic DNA includes:
- the LOC105774287 gene encoding vacuolar protein 8 translates to MGEEEKPMQKQHQNSTESFTAMKSSIKQAVQVISSLISLSHSIKVFNVKWQLIRKKLEEMSSGLMAVGNCDSSENTAAFSDVVPSILATVNECYDLGRRCVDLSYSGKLLMQSDLDVMVAKFDLHVKNLSGIYTAGVLSHGFAIVVSRPGFGACKDDMRFYVRDLLTRLKIGDIEMKRQSLVNLYQVMAEDERYMKLVALEVSDIVKVLVDFLDSPEMEIQEEASKIVSLISGFDLYKGVLVEAGIIGPLNRVLETGSNLVKEGAVRCLQTLTVNSDNAWSVSADGGVTALLKICSSGDFGGELIGLACGVLRNLVGVEEIKRFMVEEGAIETFIKLTRSKEEIVLINSMELLQNVASGEESVRALLRVSDPKSATSSKTREVALRAIENLCFPSQNCINTLMNYGFTDHLLFFLRNGEVSLQELALKLTFKLCGTSDEARKTMGDAGFMAELVKLLDAKSYEVREMAIEALSSLVSVPKNRNRFVSDDRNIHFLLRLLDQEEGISGNKQLLLSILVSLTSCNSGRRKIASSGYLKYIEKLAEAQVSDAKRLVRKLSTNRFRSFLSRFWHS, encoded by the coding sequence atgggagaAGAAGAGAAACCAATGCAAAAGCAGCACCAGAATTCAACAGAATCTTTCACTGCAATGAAATCTAGTATCAAGCAGGCTGTTCAGGTTATATCTTCTTTGATTTCTCTTTCACATTCTATCAAggtttttaatgttaaatggCAACTCATTCGAAAGAAGCTAGAAGAGATGAGTTCTGGGTTGATGGCTGTTGGAAACTGTGATTCAAGTGAAAACACAGCGGCCTTCTCTGACGTGGTTCCTTCCATTTTGGCAACTGTAAACGAGTGTTATGATCTCGGGAGAAGATGTGTGGATCTTTCTTACAGTGGAAAGCTCCTGATGCAAAGTGACCTCGATGTGATGGTTGCAAAATTTGATCTCCATGTAAAGAATCTTTCAGGGATTTACACTGCTGGGGTTCTGAGCCATGGTTTCGCCATTGTTGTTTCCAGGCCTGGTTTTGGTGCTTGTAAAGATGACATGAGGTTCTATGTAAGAGATTTGTTGACAAGGTTGAAGATTGGTGATATAGAAATGAAAAGGCAATCCTTGGTGAATTTATATCAAGTTATGGCTGAAGATGAAAGGTACATGAAACTTGTAGCACTTGAAGTTAGTGACATTGTGAAAGTGTTGGTCGATTTTCTTGATTCACCAGAGATGGAAATTCAAGAAGAAGCTTCAAAGATTGTATCTTTAATCTCTGGGTTTGATTTGTATAAAGGGGTTTTAGTTGAAGCTGGGATTATTGGCCCTTTAAATCGGGTTTTGGAAACCGGCAGTAATTTGGTCAAAGAAGGAGCTGTTAGGTGTCTTCAGACATTGACTGTAAATTCAGACAATGCATGGTCAGTTTCAGCTGATGGTGGGGTGACGGCACTGTTGAAAATATGTTCAAGCGGTGATTTTGGAGGGGAACTAATTGGTCTTGCTTGTGGGGTGTTGAGAAACCTTGTTGGTGTTGAAGAGATTAAAAGGTTTATGGTCGAAGAAGGTGCCATTGAAACATTCATCAAGCTAACAAGATCAAAAGAAGAAATCGTGCTGATTAATTCAATGGAGTTGCTTCAAAACGTAGCTTCTGGGGAGGAATCAGTTCGTGCATTACTACGAGTTTCGGATCCGAAATCGGCAACCTCTTCGAAAACAAGAGAAGTAGCATTGAGAGCAATAGAGAATCTATGTTTCCCTTCACAAAACTGCATAAACACCTTGATGAATTACGGATTCACGGATCATTTACTCTTCTTCCTACGCAATGGCGAAGTTTCCCTTCAAGAACTGGCACTTAAGTTGACGTTTAAGCTTTGTGGGACATCAGATGAGGCCAGAAAGACGATGGGAGATGCTGGTTTCATGGCAGAGCTTGTCAAATTGTTGGATGCTAAGTCATATGAAGTGCGTGAAATGGCAATTGAAGCACTCTCCAGTTTGGTCTCAGTCCCTAAAAATCGAAATAGATTTGTTTCAGATGATAGAAACATACACTTCCTTCTTAGATTGCTTGATCAAGAGGAAGGAATTTCAGGTAATAAACAGCTCTTGCTCTCTATATTAGTGTCATTGACAAGTTGCAACAgtggaagaagaaaaatagcCAGTTCTGGCTACCTAAAATACATAGAGAAACTTGCAGAAGCACAAGTCTCTGACGCCAAAAGACTTGTCAGAAAGTTATCTACCAATAGATTTCGTAGTTTTCTGAGCCGTTTCTGGCAttcttaa